A single window of Oreochromis aureus strain Israel breed Guangdong linkage group 7, ZZ_aureus, whole genome shotgun sequence DNA harbors:
- the nr2f2 gene encoding COUP transcription factor 2 isoform X3 — protein sequence MHPATDESATYAFAVQRGRVPPTQPHHGQFALTNGDPLHCHSYLSGYISLLLRAEPYPTSRYGSQCMQPNNIMGIENICELAARMLFSAVEWARNIPFFPDLQITDQVALLRLTWSELFVLNAAQCSMPLHVAPLLAAAGLHASPMSADRVVAFMDHIRIFQEQVEKLKALHVDSAEYSCLKAIVLFTTDACGLSDVAHVESLQEKSQCALEEYVRSQYPNQPTRFGKLLLRLPSLRTVSSSVIEQLFFVRLVGKTPIETLIRDMLLSGSSFNWPYMPIQ from the exons ATGCATCCCGCTACGGACGAATCAGCAACATATGCATTTG CCGTGCAAAGGGGACGGGTGCCACCCACACAGCCACACCACGGTCAGTTCGCCTTGACAAATGGAGACCCACTCCACTGCCATTCCTACTTATCCGGATATATCTCTCTTCTGTTGAGAGCGGAGCCCTACCCGACGTCCCGGTATGGCAGTCAGTGCATGCAACCCAACAACATAATGGGTATCGAGAACATTTGTGAACTAGCAGCCAGGATGCTCTTCAGTGCCGTGGAGTGGGCCAGGAATATTCCCTTCTTTCCAGACCTTCAGATCACAGACCAGGTGGCTCTGCTGAGGTTGACGTGGAGTGAGTTATTTGTGCTCAACGCTGCGCAGTGCTCCATGCCCCTGCATGTGGCTCCTCTCCTAGCGGCGGCTGGCCTTCACGCCTCCCCCATGTCTGCGGACAGAGTGGTGGCCTTTATGGACCACATTAGGATCTTCCAAGAACAAGTGGAAAAGCTCAAAGCTTTGCACGTTGACTCTGCTGAATATAGCTGCTTAAAGGCAATTGTGCTCTTCACCACAG ATGCTTGTGGCCTCTCAGATGTGGCCCATGTGGAAAGTTTGCAGGAGAAGTCCCAGTGCGCCCTGGAGGAATATGTCCGGAGCCAGTATCCCAACCAGCCAACACGGTTTGGGAAGTTGTTACTCCGCTTGCCTTCCCTCCGCACAGTCTCTTCCTCGGTCATAGAACAATTATTTTTCGTCCGATTGGTAGGTAAAACCCCCATTGAAACTCTCATCAGGGATATGTTGCTTTCGGGGAGCAGTTTTAACTGGCCTTACATGCCAATTCAGTAA
- the nr2f2 gene encoding COUP transcription factor 2 isoform X1 has protein sequence MAMVVWRGSQDDVADTQGTLSSQTQGGLSLPTPQAGQLNLTASQVAPPTPQTPVQGPPNNTQSTPTNQTSQQSEKQPQHIECVVCGDKSSGKHYGQFTCEGCKSFFKRSVRRNLTYTCRANRNCPIDQHHRNQCQYCRLKKCLKVGMRREVSLFTAAVQRGRVPPTQPHHGQFALTNGDPLHCHSYLSGYISLLLRAEPYPTSRYGSQCMQPNNIMGIENICELAARMLFSAVEWARNIPFFPDLQITDQVALLRLTWSELFVLNAAQCSMPLHVAPLLAAAGLHASPMSADRVVAFMDHIRIFQEQVEKLKALHVDSAEYSCLKAIVLFTTDACGLSDVAHVESLQEKSQCALEEYVRSQYPNQPTRFGKLLLRLPSLRTVSSSVIEQLFFVRLVGKTPIETLIRDMLLSGSSFNWPYMPIQ, from the exons ATGGCAATGGTAGTGTGGAGAGGCTCCCAGGACGATGTGGCTGACACCCAAGGCACCCTTTCCTCGCAAACCCAAGGAGGACTATCTCTTCCCACACCTCAAGCAGGCCAGTTGAATTTGACAGCCTCTCAGGTCGCCCCTCCGACCCCTCAGACTCCGGTCCAAGGACCCCCGAACAACACACAGTCCACGCCGACGAACCAGACGTCGCAGCAGTCGGAGAAACAGCCACAGCACATTGAATGCGTGGTCTGTGGGGATAAATCTAGTGGCAAACACTATGGCCAGTTTACTTGCGAGGGGTGCAAGAGCTTCTTCAAACGGAGCGTACGACGGAACCTCACTTACACATGCCGTGCCAACAGGAATTGTCCAATCGACCAACACCACCGCAATCAGTGTCAGTACTGCCGCCTCAAAAAATGCCTTAAAGTCGGCATGAGACGGGAAG TTTCTCTTTTTACTGCAGCCGTGCAAAGGGGACGGGTGCCACCCACACAGCCACACCACGGTCAGTTCGCCTTGACAAATGGAGACCCACTCCACTGCCATTCCTACTTATCCGGATATATCTCTCTTCTGTTGAGAGCGGAGCCCTACCCGACGTCCCGGTATGGCAGTCAGTGCATGCAACCCAACAACATAATGGGTATCGAGAACATTTGTGAACTAGCAGCCAGGATGCTCTTCAGTGCCGTGGAGTGGGCCAGGAATATTCCCTTCTTTCCAGACCTTCAGATCACAGACCAGGTGGCTCTGCTGAGGTTGACGTGGAGTGAGTTATTTGTGCTCAACGCTGCGCAGTGCTCCATGCCCCTGCATGTGGCTCCTCTCCTAGCGGCGGCTGGCCTTCACGCCTCCCCCATGTCTGCGGACAGAGTGGTGGCCTTTATGGACCACATTAGGATCTTCCAAGAACAAGTGGAAAAGCTCAAAGCTTTGCACGTTGACTCTGCTGAATATAGCTGCTTAAAGGCAATTGTGCTCTTCACCACAG ATGCTTGTGGCCTCTCAGATGTGGCCCATGTGGAAAGTTTGCAGGAGAAGTCCCAGTGCGCCCTGGAGGAATATGTCCGGAGCCAGTATCCCAACCAGCCAACACGGTTTGGGAAGTTGTTACTCCGCTTGCCTTCCCTCCGCACAGTCTCTTCCTCGGTCATAGAACAATTATTTTTCGTCCGATTGGTAGGTAAAACCCCCATTGAAACTCTCATCAGGGATATGTTGCTTTCGGGGAGCAGTTTTAACTGGCCTTACATGCCAATTCAGTAA
- the nr2f2 gene encoding COUP transcription factor 2 isoform X2, translated as MAMVVWRGSQDDVADTQGTLSSQTQGGLSLPTPQAGQLNLTASQVAPPTPQTPVQGPPNNTQSTPTNQTSQQSEKQPQHIECVVCGDKSSGKHYGQFTCEGCKSFFKRSVRRNLTYTCRANRNCPIDQHHRNQCQYCRLKKCLKVGMRREAVQRGRVPPTQPHHGQFALTNGDPLHCHSYLSGYISLLLRAEPYPTSRYGSQCMQPNNIMGIENICELAARMLFSAVEWARNIPFFPDLQITDQVALLRLTWSELFVLNAAQCSMPLHVAPLLAAAGLHASPMSADRVVAFMDHIRIFQEQVEKLKALHVDSAEYSCLKAIVLFTTDACGLSDVAHVESLQEKSQCALEEYVRSQYPNQPTRFGKLLLRLPSLRTVSSSVIEQLFFVRLVGKTPIETLIRDMLLSGSSFNWPYMPIQ; from the exons ATGGCAATGGTAGTGTGGAGAGGCTCCCAGGACGATGTGGCTGACACCCAAGGCACCCTTTCCTCGCAAACCCAAGGAGGACTATCTCTTCCCACACCTCAAGCAGGCCAGTTGAATTTGACAGCCTCTCAGGTCGCCCCTCCGACCCCTCAGACTCCGGTCCAAGGACCCCCGAACAACACACAGTCCACGCCGACGAACCAGACGTCGCAGCAGTCGGAGAAACAGCCACAGCACATTGAATGCGTGGTCTGTGGGGATAAATCTAGTGGCAAACACTATGGCCAGTTTACTTGCGAGGGGTGCAAGAGCTTCTTCAAACGGAGCGTACGACGGAACCTCACTTACACATGCCGTGCCAACAGGAATTGTCCAATCGACCAACACCACCGCAATCAGTGTCAGTACTGCCGCCTCAAAAAATGCCTTAAAGTCGGCATGAGACGGGAAG CCGTGCAAAGGGGACGGGTGCCACCCACACAGCCACACCACGGTCAGTTCGCCTTGACAAATGGAGACCCACTCCACTGCCATTCCTACTTATCCGGATATATCTCTCTTCTGTTGAGAGCGGAGCCCTACCCGACGTCCCGGTATGGCAGTCAGTGCATGCAACCCAACAACATAATGGGTATCGAGAACATTTGTGAACTAGCAGCCAGGATGCTCTTCAGTGCCGTGGAGTGGGCCAGGAATATTCCCTTCTTTCCAGACCTTCAGATCACAGACCAGGTGGCTCTGCTGAGGTTGACGTGGAGTGAGTTATTTGTGCTCAACGCTGCGCAGTGCTCCATGCCCCTGCATGTGGCTCCTCTCCTAGCGGCGGCTGGCCTTCACGCCTCCCCCATGTCTGCGGACAGAGTGGTGGCCTTTATGGACCACATTAGGATCTTCCAAGAACAAGTGGAAAAGCTCAAAGCTTTGCACGTTGACTCTGCTGAATATAGCTGCTTAAAGGCAATTGTGCTCTTCACCACAG ATGCTTGTGGCCTCTCAGATGTGGCCCATGTGGAAAGTTTGCAGGAGAAGTCCCAGTGCGCCCTGGAGGAATATGTCCGGAGCCAGTATCCCAACCAGCCAACACGGTTTGGGAAGTTGTTACTCCGCTTGCCTTCCCTCCGCACAGTCTCTTCCTCGGTCATAGAACAATTATTTTTCGTCCGATTGGTAGGTAAAACCCCCATTGAAACTCTCATCAGGGATATGTTGCTTTCGGGGAGCAGTTTTAACTGGCCTTACATGCCAATTCAGTAA